GAACTGGAAGCAGATATGAGGAAACAGGAAGAAATAATAAGTATATTTGAAGCTATAAAGTAAGAGTGATACTATGAAAAAAGGTGAGAAAGAGTTGGAGAAGACTTATAGATTATTTGGGTGTCGCTTTATTGAAGAGGATTTTAAATATATAAACAGAAAATTAAAAAAGATGAAGAAAAAAGAAGATATGTCAAATAGTATAATACTTTTAGAATTATTTAAAATGTATGATAAAGAAAATAAAGATAAGTAAAGAATTAAATACATTAATGATTTAAAAAATTAAGAAAGAGATTGATCAGAAAGTTAAGTGAAATTTTAGAAATTAAAAAAATTCTAAAATTATTATACTTTTCTTATAAATCAATCTCTTTTTATAGTTAAATATTACTTGTTTGTTCTTTTAGAGATATTTTCTAAAAGAACAGATAATCTCTTATGATTTAATTCAATTCCCACAAAATTTTTATTATTAAGATAAGAATTGAAACCAACAAGACCTCTTCCCATACACATATCTCCTATACACTCATATTGAAGATTTTTACAAATAAATTCTATTATTTTTTCTTCATCCATACCATCTAATTTTAAATTAAGCCTTTTTTCACTTCCCTGAACTATATAACATAGATTCTTACCATTGTTATAATAAGTACTATTATAAAATGTTACATATTTATATAACTTTTTCATTTCTTTTATAAAATCAGCAAGATATTCTTTTCCAATTTCAAGGAAACATAACTTTGCTTTTATCTCACTTATTCTTTTAAAAAGTATTTTATAAAATTCTTCATAACTTTGTACTTTAGGAATTAATCTGGCTTTCATATAAAAAGTATTTAGATTTCTTAAATTCCATGGAGGATCAATAAATAATATATCAGCTTTTTTCATAAAATCTGGAAGTTCATTAGTAAGATCATATACCATAATGATATTTTTATCAATATTATAAGGAACAGCAGACTGTATTGGATGGCTTAGATAAGAACCTCCATATTCCCATTTTTCATTCATCATTAACCTCCATCATTTCCCAGCTTTTTGAATAAACCTTGTTTTTAAAAATTTCTGCAATACCTGTTATTTGTTTTAATCTGAAGACTTCTTCTTCTTCCATTCCTAAAGATTGAGCTATTTCTTCATCTTCAAGACCTTTTTCATATAGTTCTCTTACTAATTCTCCCATAAGTTCAACTTGATGAACACCTCTAGCTCGATTGAATTGTACTGTTGCAGCCATTCTTTTTTCTATATTATGTTCTAATACAATTATTGGAATTTCTTTAGCTTTGAAATATTTTTTAAAAATTTCATATCGATGAAAACCATCAACTATTATATACTTATCTCTATTTTGATCATAAATAGTAATTACAGCAAAACAAAAGCCATTATCTAAGATAGATCTTTCTAATAATTCCATATTATTAATTGCAACTTTATTAGGATTATATTTATTTGGCTCAACTTTATCTATAGGAACTATAATAGGAGTCATAACAGGTAATGCTATATTTCCTTTTTTTGTCTTTATATATCTCATAATATTGTTCTCCATTTTTTAAGTTTTTCTAATCTGGGATCTTTTCTATTGTCCACAGGTAAATTATTCTCGTAGTCATTTAGTACAAGCTGCTTACACTGCTGTCTTGCAACATATTCATTTTCTAGATGCTTCTGAAATCTTTTTTGAAATATCAATTTTTTATTTTCAATTGGATATGTTTCTAATAAAAAGTTTCTATATTCTATCCAAGAATCATAGTTTTTAGGTAGTTTTGTACATCTCAGCATTTTGCTGTCTTTTCCATAAATATTTCCGATGCTTATTCCAGCTATTCTTTTAAGAAGTTTATCATAAGTTTTAGGCTCAAATTCAGGAAGATCAACTAATGCTTTAAAACTTTTTTCATGTATCAATGAAGACACTCTTATTTCTCTCAGTCCTGTTCCTTTTTTATATTGGTAGTCATATATTTTAGAGTATTTTAATTTTTCGTCATAAATATATTTCCAAACATCATGAAAATTCCAGTCATATATAGGATAAAAAGAAAAATTATCATATTTCAATTTTGTTCCCCAATAAATAGAAGTTCTATTTATATTTACAGGATTTTTCATTACTGCTCCCCATCTGTTAGGACTTTCTGTTGCTCTTAAACCAACTAAAAAAATGGTGTCTTTTTTTAATTTTTGAAAATTTTCTATTACATCATAAAATCCAAAACCTTTATTTTTATCTCTGATAGTTTCAGTTTCTATATCCCATGGTTTATTTTGAATAGAATTTTTTTCTTTAGGTCTCATCCATAGGTATGATTTATTTTTTTCCCAGCATTTAAGCTGACCTTCTACAATACTTGTGGCATTAGTAAGATTAAATTCTATTTGAAGCCAGTAATTGATAGTGTTTTCTGGAAAAAGATTCATTAAATATTTTATTTGTTTTATTGTACTACTATATACCACTTCTTCATCTAAAAAAAATAAGCCTACTTTTCTATTTCTTTTAGCAGCTTCTTTTAAAGTGAGATGTGCGAGGACAGTACTGTCTTTTCCTCCAGAAATAGAAACACAAATATTTTGAAAATTATCAAAAAGGAAGCTTATTCTTTCCTTTGAAACCTCAAGAACATTTTTATTGGAATACATCTGCTTTATCATAAATTATTTCACACTTATCCTTCCATTCTGTATAGCTTTTTATATAGAATTTATCAATTGGTAAACTTGTTGAAAGAAATTGGAATTCCTTTATATTTTTCATAGTTTTTAAAAAATCATTGAAATTTAATCTTCTATAATGAAAGTCTACAACAAGTACTTCTGATTCTTCTGATATTAGATTTATATTATTGTAAGAAACAACATTTTTAAGTCTGAATCTATTATTTCTTGCAACAGAAATTTGTTCTTTTATATATTCTTTTTTAAAATCTCCTGTCAAAAGATGCAAATTTCGTGGGAGTGTATCAGGATCCTGGTCTCCAAGAAGTTTGAATAATAGGTTCTTCTCCCTTTCGTATCTTTCCCTCATAAATTTTGTTGTTCTTATAGTATGTATTTTCATTGGGATTGTTCTTTTAATCATTTTTATATCTTCAATTTTTAAATAATTAAAATCAAATCCTTTCCCCTTATATTTTCCTTTATTCTCAAAATTTAAAAGTATCATAAAGTCTTCATAGTTTTCTATCATAGGGAAATATTCAAAGATTATTTTATGAGAGGTTTGATTTAAGTAATGGTGGGCACAATTATATATCAGTTTATTTCTATTGCTTGTTCTCATACATTCATCTATTATAATTAAAGAATTCTCATTTATTTCTTCCAATAATCTATAAAAATATTTATATTTTTCAATATCAGAATATTCAATATATTCAATATTTGCATTTCTGATGTCATAATTAATATGAAATTTTTTAAAAAAGAAACAATAAATTTTATCAATACAGTTATCATTAAGATAACTTATAATCTCCTGCTCTTTTTGTTTTTTATTTAATCCAATTCTAATCATTTAACATTGCACCCCCTAAATAACAGCTTTATATTCTGTTATTTTTAGTTTGAAATTTTTTAAGATAATAAGAAAATCAAACTAGTTATTTTTCAATTTCATGTTTCTAAAGAAGTTTATTGAACTATACAATTTGAATTTTAACATTTTTTTGAAATTTTATATACCTAAAAAATTGTATTCTATAATCCACAATATGCGAAACTATCTCTAACGCGTTTAATTTAGTTTATATATATTTTTTAAAACAGTTTAATTATTTAAATATATAGAGTTCATTAATTTTGAATAAAAAATATTTAATTTTATATTATGGCAAATAAAAAACAGAAAATACTATGTGATAAAATATTTTTAATATTTGTAACAAAATTGACACAAATATTTGGTATTATTAAGGCATATAAATCTTTCCCCAAGATATTTTATATATAGATATGAAAAAACGGCATGACAATTAAGTCAATTGCCGTTTTTTTCATTTAAGGAAAAAATAATATTTAAATATATAAATAGGATTATCTATACTTGAAAATTTTAAGGAAAATAGATATTTCTAGATTATATACTTTTAAATAATAAAAATAAACTATAAATTACCTTAATTATTATCGAATTTTATTGGAAATATTTACATTGATGAAGTTCAATGCTAAAATATATTTAAAATTTTTAGAGGTGAGATAATTATGGATGAAATTGATAGAAATATTTTGAAAGAATTAAAAAAAAATGGGAGAATGTCCATATCTGAAATCAGTAAAAAGGTATATCTTTCTGTACCTGCTGTTGCTGAAAGAATAAGAAAAATGGAACAGGGAGAGATTATTGAAAAATATACAATCAAAATTAATCAGAAAAAGATTGGTTATAATTTATTAGCATTTGTGCTGATTAATATTGATGTAACAGAAAATATTGAAAATTTTAAATTGAAGATTATCCAAGAATCATGTGTATTAGAATGTTATCATATTGCGGGACCTAATGATTATTTGCTGAAGGTTTTAGTTCGTGATACTGAAGAACTTGAAAATTTTTTGTCAAACATACTGAAAAAAATTAATGGAGTAGTTACTTCTAATACAATAATATCTTTATCAACATTAAAAGAAGAAATAAATTTATGAGAGGGATAATTATGATATTTAAAGGTTTTAAGTTTGGAATGATATTGCAGTTAGCAATTGGTCCAATGTGTATTTTTATTTTTCAGACTAGTATTGCACATGGTTTTTGGATGGGAGAAATGGGAGTTGTTGGAACAGCAGTGATTGACAGTTTAGAAATTATCTTAGCAATAATAGGAATTGGAGTTATTCTTAAATGTAATAAGAAAGCAGAAAAGTTTTTGAAAATATTTGGTGTGGTAATTTTATTTCTTTATGGAATGAACTCAATATTAAGTGTATTTAATATTTATTTTTTACCCAATATAGGGATAAGCAGTTTTAAAAATTCTGGAAATATTTTTGTAAAAGCTGTTATTTTAGCTTTGTCTGATCCACTGACAATCGTATTTTGGGCAGGTATTTTTTCAATAAAAATTACAGAAGAAAAATTTTGTAAAAAAGATTTGCAGTTATTTGCTTTTGGCTGTATTTTAGCTACTTTATTCTTTTTAAGTTTGATTTCTTTTATTGGAAGTTTTACAAAACAGATAATTCCTTTATTTTTTATAAATATAATAAATTTTTTTGTTGGATTGCTTATGTTTTATTTTGCATATAAACATATTAAAACACCAACTGATAATAAATAGTTTAAAATTTATATGATAAATAGAAAGAGAATCATTCGACAATCCATCTATATTTGTGGTATATTAAACATATGGAGAATGTAATTTTATGAAAATATTTAAAATATAGCAGATATTGGAGGGATAAAAATGAAGTATGCAGAAGAAGGAGTTCAATATCATATAGGAATAAAGAAGGGTGATGTGGGAAAATATGTAATACTCCCTGGAGATCCAAAACGTTGTGAAAAGATAGCAAAGTATTTTGAAGATGCAAAACTTGTAGCAGATAATAGAGAATATATAACATATACAGGATATCTTGATGGAGTAAAAGTAAGTGTTACATCTACAGGTATAGGAGGTCCGTCAGCAGCTATTGCTTTGGAGGAACTTGTAAAATCAGGAGCAGATACATTTTTACGTGTAGGAACATGTGGAGGAATGCAGACTGAAATTATGGGAGGAGATATAGTAATTGCTACTGGAGCAATAAGAATGGAAGGAACCAGCAGAGAATATGCTCCAATAGAATTTCCAGCGGTTGCAGATATAGAAATAGTAAATGCTTTTATTCAAGGAGCAAAAGATTTAGGAGAAAAGTATCATACAGGTATAGTTCAATGTAAAGATTCTTTCTATGGACAACATGAACCTGAAACGAAACCAGTAAGTTATGAATTAATGAATAAATGGGAAGCATGGATACGTCTTGGATGTAAAGCTTCTGAAATGGAATCAGCAGCACTTTTTGTAGTAGGAGATTATTTAAGAGTTCGTGTAGGATCAGCATTTTTAGTGGTGGCTAATCAGGAAAGAGAAAAAATTGGACTTGAAAATCCAGTTGTACATGATACAGATGCAGCAATAAGAGTGGCTATAGAAGCTATACGTAATCTTATAAAAACAGATATACTATATTAAAGGAGAAAGATGTGGAAAAATATAGAGATATATTAGATAGAGCTTTTTCAGCTATGGACAATGCCTATGCTCCTTATTCTAATTATTATGTAGGAGCTTGTGTAAAAACGAAAGATGGAAGATATTTTATAGGCGCTAATGTGGAAAATGCATCTTATGGATTGACTAATTGTGCAGAAAGAAATGCAATATTTCAGGCATATTCACAGGGATATAGAAAAGAAGATATAGAAGTTATTGCAATTGTAAGTAAAGGAAAAACCCTTGCAACACCATGTGGTGCATGCAGGCAGGTATTAGTAGAACTTTTAAATAAAAAAACACCTATTGTCTTGTCAAATAATGAAAAAGAGATGATAACAAACATAGAAGAGCTTTTACCAATGTCATTTACAAGTGATGATTTATAAGGAGGGAATTATGTCTACACCACACAATCAAGCAAAACTAGGAGAAATAGCAAAAAATGTTCTTATGCCAGGAGACCCTCTAAGAGCTAAATTTATATCAGATACATTTTTAACAAATGTAAAACAAGTCAATTCTGTAAGAAATATGCTTGCTTTTACAGGAGAATATAAAGGAAAGGAAATAACTGTTATGGCTTCTGGAATGGGAATGCCATCTATTGGAATATATTCATATGAACTGTACACAGTGTATGGAGTTGAAAATATAATTCGTGTAGGATCAGCAGGATCTTATGTAGAAAAGTTGAATATATATGATGTAGTGCTTGTAGAGAGTGCATGGAGTGAATCAAGTTTTGCTCATACACAGAGTGGATTTGAAGGAGATAGAATTCTGCCGAGTGCTGAATTGAATAAAAAAATATTAAAAACAGCAGAAAGATTAAAAGTAAAAGTACAGTTGGATAAGATACACTCAAGTGATGTTTTTTACAGAGAGAGTAATGTAGATGGATATAAAGAACTCTATGCTAAATATGGATGTACTTGTGTAGAAATGGAAAGTTTTGCGTTATTCCATAATGCAGCAGTTTTAGGAAAAAATGCTGCATGTCTTTTGACGATATCAGATTCTTTTGTAACTAAGCAGGAGACTACACCAGAAGAAAGACAGTCATCTTTTGTAAATATGATGAAAATAGCTCTTGAGACATTCTGCTGATTCAGTGGAGGGAATATCTATGAAAAAATATAAGAGAATATTTACCATAGTTATAGATTCATTAGGAATAGGAGCTATGGGTGATGCGGAAAAATATGGAGATACAGGTGCAGATACATTAGGGCACATAGCTGCTTCAGTAGAAAAGTTCAATATACCTAATCTTCAGAAATTAGGCCTTGCCAATCTTCATCCAATGTCAAATGTAAAAGCAATAGATAATCCTTTAGCTTATTATGGGGAACTCAAAGAGACTAGTATAGGAAAAGATACTATGACTGGGCATTGGGAAATGATGGGATTAAATATAAGAATCCCATTTAAAACTTTTACAGAAACTGGATTTCCAAAAGAATTGATTAATGAACTGGAAAAGAGGTTTGAACGCAAAATTGTTGGAAATAAATCAGCCAGTGGAACAGAGATATTAGAAGAATATGGAGAGCATGAAATAGCTACTGGAGATGTAATAGTATATACTAGTGCTGATTCAGTTCTACAGATATGTGGAAATGAAGAAACTATGGGACTTGAAACTCTGTACAGATTTTGTGAAATAGCAAGAGAACTTACTATGAGAGATGAATGGAAAGTGGGAAGAGTAATAGCCAGACCATATATTGGTATGAAAAAAGGAGAATTTAAACGTACAAGCAATCGTCATGACTATGCTTTAAAGCCATTTGGAAAAACAGCTTTAGATATATTGAAAGCAGGAGGTTTTGATGTAATATCTGTTGGAAAAATCAGAGATATCTTTGATGGTGAAGGAATAACAGAAACATATAAATCAAAAAGTTCTGTACATGGTATGGAACAGACTTTAGAACTTTTAGATAAAGACTTTACTGGATTATGTTTTGTAAATTTAGTTGATTTTGATGCTTTATGGGGTCATAGAAGAAATCCTAAAGGATATGCAGAAGAATTAGAAAAATTTGATATAAATTTAGGAAAATTATTAGAAAAACTTCGAGACAATGACCTTTTAATAATAACTGCTGATCATGGAAATGACCCTACATTTAAAGGAACAGATCATACTAGAGAGAAAGTTCCATTTATAGCATATTCGCCATCTATGAAAAAGGCAGGAGTTTTACCCATAGCAGATACATTTGCTGTAATAGGCGCCACTATTGCTGATAATTTTGATATAGTAATGCCTGAAAATACAATAGGAAGATCTGTACTGGATAAATTAAAGTAATCAGAGGAGAAAAAATGACTAAAAAAGATATATTGAAAATAGTGGATCATACTCTTTTAGCTCAAACTTCTATATGGGAGGAGATAAAGGAAATACTTGATGATGGAATAAAATTTGAAACAGCTTCAGCTTGTATACCTCCATCATTTGTAAAAAGAGCTAAGGAATATGTAAGGGAGTCTCTTTCTATATGTACTGTAATAGGGTTTCCAAATGGTTACAATACAATAGATGTAAAAGTCTTTGAAACAGAAGAAGCAATAAGAAATGGTGCTGATGAAATAGATATGGTAATCAATATTGGAAATTTGAAAGAGAAAAAATATGATAGTATTTTAAATGAGATAAAAAGTATACATAAAGCTTGCAATGGAAAATTATTAAAAGTAATTATTGAAACTTGTCTTCTTACTGAGGAAGAAAAAATAAAAATGTGTGAAATAGTTACTGAATCAGGAGCTGAATATATCAAAACTTCTACAGGATTTTCTATCTCTGGAGCTACATTGGAAGATGTTTCTCTTATGAAAAAGTATGTAGGAAAGAATGTAAAAATAAAGGCAGCTGGAGGAATAAGTTCTTTTGAAGATGCTGAA
The Fusobacterium sp. genome window above contains:
- a CDS encoding phosphopentomutase, with protein sequence MKKYKRIFTIVIDSLGIGAMGDAEKYGDTGADTLGHIAASVEKFNIPNLQKLGLANLHPMSNVKAIDNPLAYYGELKETSIGKDTMTGHWEMMGLNIRIPFKTFTETGFPKELINELEKRFERKIVGNKSASGTEILEEYGEHEIATGDVIVYTSADSVLQICGNEETMGLETLYRFCEIARELTMRDEWKVGRVIARPYIGMKKGEFKRTSNRHDYALKPFGKTALDILKAGGFDVISVGKIRDIFDGEGITETYKSKSSVHGMEQTLELLDKDFTGLCFVNLVDFDALWGHRRNPKGYAEELEKFDINLGKLLEKLRDNDLLIITADHGNDPTFKGTDHTREKVPFIAYSPSMKKAGVLPIADTFAVIGATIADNFDIVMPENTIGRSVLDKLK
- a CDS encoding LysE family transporter translates to MIFKGFKFGMILQLAIGPMCIFIFQTSIAHGFWMGEMGVVGTAVIDSLEIILAIIGIGVILKCNKKAEKFLKIFGVVILFLYGMNSILSVFNIYFLPNIGISSFKNSGNIFVKAVILALSDPLTIVFWAGIFSIKITEEKFCKKDLQLFAFGCILATLFFLSLISFIGSFTKQIIPLFFINIINFFVGLLMFYFAYKHIKTPTDNK
- a CDS encoding IbrB-like domain-containing protein, whose amino-acid sequence is MRYIKTKKGNIALPVMTPIIVPIDKVEPNKYNPNKVAINNMELLERSILDNGFCFAVITIYDQNRDKYIIVDGFHRYEIFKKYFKAKEIPIIVLEHNIEKRMAATVQFNRARGVHQVELMGELVRELYEKGLEDEEIAQSLGMEEEEVFRLKQITGIAEIFKNKVYSKSWEMMEVNDE
- the udp gene encoding uridine phosphorylase, with amino-acid sequence MKYAEEGVQYHIGIKKGDVGKYVILPGDPKRCEKIAKYFEDAKLVADNREYITYTGYLDGVKVSVTSTGIGGPSAAIALEELVKSGADTFLRVGTCGGMQTEIMGGDIVIATGAIRMEGTSREYAPIEFPAVADIEIVNAFIQGAKDLGEKYHTGIVQCKDSFYGQHEPETKPVSYELMNKWEAWIRLGCKASEMESAALFVVGDYLRVRVGSAFLVVANQEREKIGLENPVVHDTDAAIRVAIEAIRNLIKTDILY
- the cdd gene encoding cytidine deaminase; the encoded protein is MEKYRDILDRAFSAMDNAYAPYSNYYVGACVKTKDGRYFIGANVENASYGLTNCAERNAIFQAYSQGYRKEDIEVIAIVSKGKTLATPCGACRQVLVELLNKKTPIVLSNNEKEMITNIEELLPMSFTSDDL
- a CDS encoding phosphoadenosine phosphosulfate reductase family protein, with the translated sequence MIKQMYSNKNVLEVSKERISFLFDNFQNICVSISGGKDSTVLAHLTLKEAAKRNRKVGLFFLDEEVVYSSTIKQIKYLMNLFPENTINYWLQIEFNLTNATSIVEGQLKCWEKNKSYLWMRPKEKNSIQNKPWDIETETIRDKNKGFGFYDVIENFQKLKKDTIFLVGLRATESPNRWGAVMKNPVNINRTSIYWGTKLKYDNFSFYPIYDWNFHDVWKYIYDEKLKYSKIYDYQYKKGTGLREIRVSSLIHEKSFKALVDLPEFEPKTYDKLLKRIAGISIGNIYGKDSKMLRCTKLPKNYDSWIEYRNFLLETYPIENKKLIFQKRFQKHLENEYVARQQCKQLVLNDYENNLPVDNRKDPRLEKLKKWRTIL
- the deoD gene encoding purine-nucleoside phosphorylase — protein: MSTPHNQAKLGEIAKNVLMPGDPLRAKFISDTFLTNVKQVNSVRNMLAFTGEYKGKEITVMASGMGMPSIGIYSYELYTVYGVENIIRVGSAGSYVEKLNIYDVVLVESAWSESSFAHTQSGFEGDRILPSAELNKKILKTAERLKVKVQLDKIHSSDVFYRESNVDGYKELYAKYGCTCVEMESFALFHNAAVLGKNAACLLTISDSFVTKQETTPEERQSSFVNMMKIALETFC
- the deoC gene encoding deoxyribose-phosphate aldolase, yielding MTKKDILKIVDHTLLAQTSIWEEIKEILDDGIKFETASACIPPSFVKRAKEYVRESLSICTVIGFPNGYNTIDVKVFETEEAIRNGADEIDMVINIGNLKEKKYDSILNEIKSIHKACNGKLLKVIIETCLLTEEEKIKMCEIVTESGAEYIKTSTGFSISGATLEDVSLMKKYVGKNVKIKAAGGISSFEDAEKFIEAGANRLGTSRLIKIMKS
- a CDS encoding Lrp/AsnC family transcriptional regulator — protein: MDEIDRNILKELKKNGRMSISEISKKVYLSVPAVAERIRKMEQGEIIEKYTIKINQKKIGYNLLAFVLINIDVTENIENFKLKIIQESCVLECYHIAGPNDYLLKVLVRDTEELENFLSNILKKINGVVTSNTIISLSTLKEEINL